From Onychostoma macrolepis isolate SWU-2019 chromosome 19, ASM1243209v1, whole genome shotgun sequence, a single genomic window includes:
- the LOC131525469 gene encoding uncharacterized protein LOC131525469 — protein MAKAMHSFKAYPSDKEVAKAADALVSQHPCLREPGSQCGWYGWKTSLKFKMGNYRLKLSRSGCEEVAVNSGKRSQSNQESECPHSNIKKARRAEVNYLPNFPKGENAESLEKQRLQIIEEVSKTERNHGLIERLMQSTFALRRKQIVVDNPSQPVKSFLEKWPALRLESQIAAEFHRITNISLKNKFYAELDKHTLQLLAVYRQKAARTGKAAEALRRIFSAYDRLEPNDINNRRTAALRGLPVYLREDDSLFFKMWNTEEVDEPDIADSAVALVSMVNGDSSSTVQFDPAGFAIALEGDIVLRDICRLADAFLLMFGLIYALHLDYPKELTHTFNFIQKVLLGLVDSKPLAPRLLSLKNDLLIKE, from the exons ATGGCCAAGGCAATGCACAGCTTTAAGGCTTACCCCAGCGACAAAGAAGTAGCTAAAGCTGCTGATGCTCTTGTTTCTCAGCACCCCTGCCTCAGAGAACCAGGAAGTCAATGTGGTTGGTATGGCTGGAAGACAAGTTTAAAGTTTAAGATGGGCAACTATCGCTTAAAACTCAGCAGATCTGGTTGTGAAGAGGTGGCTGTGAACTCAGGAAAGAGAAGCCAAAGTAACCAAGAGAGTGAGTGTCCTCACTCAAACATCAAAAAAGCTCGTCGAGCTGAGGTAAACTACCTACCCAATTTTCCAAAAGGAGAGAATGCTGAAAGCTTGGAAAAACAAAGATTGCAAATAATTGAGGAAGTGTCTAAGACCGAAAGAAACCATGGGCTGATAGAGAGACTCATGCAAAGTACCTTTGCTCTGCGTCGCAAACAGATAGTGGTTGATAACCCATCACAACCAGTGAAGTCATTTTTGGAAAAGTGGCCTGCTCTTCGTTTGGAATCTCAG ATTGCTGCAGAATTCCACAGAATTACTAATATCAGTTTGAAGAACAAGTTCTATGCAGAGCTGGACAAACATACCCTTCAATTGTTGGCTGTTTACAGGCAGAAGGCCGCCCGCACTGGCAAGGCAGCAGAAGCACTGAGAAGAATCTTTAGTGCCTATGATCGTCTG GAGCCAAACGATATTAACAACAGACGTACAGCTGCACTTCGAGGCCTCCCTGTGTACTTGCGTGAAGATGACTCTTTGTTTTTCAAGATGTGGAAT ACTGAAGAGGTGGATGAGCCAGACATTGCAGATTCAGCCGTAGCTCTTGTCAGCATGGTGAATGGCGACTCAAGTTCCACTGTTCAGTTTGACCCTGCTGGGTTTGCCATTGCGCTGGAAGGTGACATTGTTCTGAGGGACATTTGCAGGTTGGCTGATgcttttcttttgatgtttggTTTGATATATGCATTACATCTCGACTATCCAAAAGAGCTGACCCACACCTTCAACTTCATCCAAAAAGTCCTACTAGGCTTGGTAGACTCAAAGCCACTTGCACCCAGGTTGCTGAGTCTAAAAAATGATCTCCTGATTAAGGAGTAG
- the LOC131525471 gene encoding uncharacterized protein LOC131525471: MIQLLFKHTDVLVRIQESHSSQSSQYTNHRDGLYFRENKLLSASEEFKLPLLFYIDEIEVANPLGTSRKIHKICSVYWVLADLPSKYRSALHVIQLAVLCKVPDVQTCGYESVLGPLMQDICTLEQDGVFIESLGQSVKGTVLFVAADNLAAHGLAGFVQSFRSEYVCRFCLATQDQFKSQEVAEGEFSLRTKHKRPVAVDTKAISTITIRWRNPRNLY; encoded by the exons ATGATTCAGTTGTTGTTTAAACATACTGATGTACTTGTCAGAATTCAAGAATCACATTCTTCACAATCCAGTCAATACACAAATCATCGAGATGGTTTGTATTTTCGAGAAAATAAGCTGTTGTCCGCATCTGAGGAGTTTAAATTGCCATTGCTGTTTTACATCGATGAGATAGAAGTTGCAAATCCATTAGGTACTTCAAGGAAAATACACAAAATCTGTTCGGTATACTGGGTACTGGCTGATCTACCTAGCAAATACCGTTCAGCTTTGCATGTAATACAGCTGGCAGTGCTGTGTAAAGTTCCTGATGTCCAGACATGTGGCTATGAAAGTGTGCTTGGCCCTTTAATGCAAGACATATGTACACTAGAACAAGATGGTGTGTTCATTGAGTCTCTTGGTCAATCTGTTAAAGGCACTGTTCTTTTTGTTGCAGCAGATAATCTTGCAGCTCACGGACTGGCAGGCTTTGTACAGTCATTTCGTTCTGAGTATGTGTGCAGATTCTGTCTGGCAACTCAAGACCAGTTTAAATCGCAGGAAGTTGCTGAGGGTGAATTCAGTCTGAGAACTAAG CATAAAAGGCCAGTTGCTGTTGACACCAAAGCGATTTCTACCATTACAATAAG ATGGCGGAATCCCAGAAACTTGTACTGA
- the LOC131525472 gene encoding immunoglobulin kappa light chain-like yields MLGTLGLLAQETHEEVQSAEAGDSVSIDGTIRVQDDINWNLLKPGETPKILIYSTSEHASGVPDRFSGSGSEPDFTLNICGVQPEDAGHYYMQEVFVQLLIEFVSLWRTFGGGTRLSVGTAARPALTVLPPSRDELQQGKATVLCVASKGFPSDWKLSWKVDDSSRSSGVNLSPGQLQKDGLYSWSSSLSLTESEWSRATTVSCDATHPSHNAVTKSLDTQQCNDE; encoded by the exons ATGCTGGGAACACTGGGTCTGCTTGCTCAAg AGACACATGAAGAGGTTCAGTCTGCTGAAGCAGGAGATTCTGTCTCTATTGACGGGACCATTCGAGTACAAGATGACATAAACTGGAATCTGCTGAAACCTGGAGAAACTCCTAAAATTCTCATTTACTCAACGAGTGAACATGCATCTGGAGTCCCAGATCGGTTCAGTGGAAGTGGATCTGAACCTGATTTCACTCTGAACATATGTGGAGTCCAGCCTGAGGATGCAGGACATTATTACA TGCAGGAGGTTTTTGTACAGCTGTTGATTGAGTTTGTGTCACTGTGGCGCACGTTCGGTGGAGGCACCCGACTCTCAGTTGGAA CTGCGGCTCGTCCCGCTCTCACGGTGCTGCCTCCCTCCAGAGACGAGCTGCAGCAGGGTAAGGCTACAGTGCTGTGTGTGGCCAGTAAGGGATTCCCCTCTGACTGGAAGCTGAGCTGGAAGGTGGACGACAGCAGCAGGAGCTCTGGTGTCAATCTGAGTCCCGGTCAGCTGCAGAAGGATGGACTGTACAGCTGGAGCAGCAGCCTGAGCCTCACTGAGAGTGAGTGGAGCAGAGCAACAACCGTCAGCTGTGACGCCACGCACCCGTCCCACAATGCAGTGACCAAGAGCCTCGACACACAGCAGTGCAATGATGAGTGA